The Caldicellulosiruptor changbaiensis genome has a segment encoding these proteins:
- the purS gene encoding phosphoribosylformylglycinamidine synthase subunit PurS, with the protein MLKAEIFVYLKKSISDPPGIAVLNSLKSLGFENVEKVRMGKYIVVYLNENDIEKAKEEVKLMCEKLLCNPVMEEYKFNISEE; encoded by the coding sequence GTGCTTAAAGCAGAGATTTTTGTATATTTAAAGAAATCTATTTCAGATCCCCCAGGCATTGCTGTTTTGAACTCTTTAAAGAGTTTGGGATTTGAGAATGTTGAAAAGGTTAGGATGGGCAAGTATATAGTTGTATACTTAAATGAAAATGACATTGAAAAGGCAAAAGAAGAGGTAAAACTCATGTGCGAAAAGCTTTTGTGTAATCCTGTGATGGAAGAGTATAAGTTTAATATTTCGGAGGAGTAG
- the purQ gene encoding phosphoribosylformylglycinamidine synthase subunit PurQ codes for MKFGVVVFPGSNCDSDCYHVIKDVINEHVEYIWHDYNEKLDFDCIILPGGFSYGDYLRAGAIARFSKVMPRIEEFAQNGGLVIGICNGFQILTESHLLPGALIRNKNLKFICSDQYVKVVNNKTPFTNLYKENEVINLPIAHGEGNYVVDEATLQEMIENEQIVLQYCDKNGNVNEDTNPNGSILNIAGICNKEKNVFGLMPHPERSSEKLLGCEDGKRVFLSIINYLRSR; via the coding sequence ATGAAGTTTGGTGTTGTAGTCTTCCCAGGCTCAAATTGTGACAGTGACTGCTATCATGTTATCAAAGATGTAATAAATGAACATGTTGAATATATATGGCATGATTATAATGAAAAATTAGATTTTGACTGCATAATTCTGCCCGGTGGTTTTTCCTATGGAGATTATTTAAGAGCAGGGGCAATAGCACGGTTTTCAAAAGTGATGCCGAGAATAGAAGAATTTGCTCAAAATGGAGGTCTTGTTATAGGGATTTGCAATGGGTTTCAGATTTTGACAGAAAGTCATCTTCTGCCAGGTGCTCTGATTAGGAACAAAAACTTAAAATTTATATGTTCCGACCAGTATGTTAAAGTTGTTAACAACAAAACTCCATTTACTAACCTTTATAAAGAAAATGAAGTAATAAACCTGCCAATTGCTCACGGTGAAGGGAATTATGTGGTAGATGAAGCTACTTTACAAGAAATGATAGAGAATGAACAAATAGTCCTACAGTACTGTGACAAAAATGGCAATGTAAATGAAGACACAAACCCAAATGGTTCCATTTTGAACATTGCAGGGATATGCAACAAGGAAAAGAATGTATTTGGACTCATGCCCCATCCAGAGAGAAGTAGTGAAAAGCTTTTGGGTTGTGAGGATGGGAAAAGAGTATTTTTGAGCATCATCAATTATCTGAGGTCGAGGTGA